The Fimbriimonadaceae bacterium nucleotide sequence AGGCGGGTTTGGACGTCGCCGTCCTTGGCGTGACGGGTGCGGTCGGTCGAGAGTTTCTCGAATTGTTCGAAAGACGACGTTTCCCTCTTCGGAGGCTGGTGCCGCTCGCCAGCGCCCGTTCTGCGGGATCGAAAGTGACCTGCGCGGGGCAGGAGTGGACCGTCCAAGAGCCATCTGCAGAGGCGTTTCGCGGCATCGACGTGGGCTTCTTCTCGGCGGGGGCGTCCCGCTCCCGTGAGTGGGCGCCGGTCGCGGTGGGGGAGGGGGCGACCATCGTCGACAACTCCAGCGCCTTCCGCATGGAACCGGATGTTCCGCTGGTCGTGCCGGAAGTCAACTTCTGCGCGATACCCGATGGTTGCCGACTCATCGCAAACCCGAATTGTTGCACCATCGTGCTCCTTATGGCGGTGGCCCCGCTTTGCCAACTCGGCCAGGTTCAACGGCTCGTCGTGAGCACCTATCAGAGCGCTAGCGGGGGCGGCGCGGCCATGATGGAGGACCTCGTTTCCCAAACCCGAAGGAGCCTTGACGGTGTGGATTCCACACCGAGTTTCACCCGCCATCCCTATGCCTTCAACCTCTTCAGCCACGACTCCGCAGTCCGGCCGGACGGCGAGAACGAAGAGGAAGCGAAGATCGTCGCGGAGACTCAGAAGATTTTGGGCCGCCCCGACCTTGGCGTCAACGTGACGTGCGTCCGCGTTCCAGTG carries:
- a CDS encoding aspartate-semialdehyde dehydrogenase, with the translated sequence MDVAVLGVTGAVGREFLELFERRRFPLRRLVPLASARSAGSKVTCAGQEWTVQEPSAEAFRGIDVGFFSAGASRSREWAPVAVGEGATIVDNSSAFRMEPDVPLVVPEVNFCAIPDGCRLIANPNCCTIVLLMAVAPLCQLGQVQRLVVSTYQSASGGGAAMMEDLVSQTRRSLDGVDSTPSFTRHPYAFNLFSHDSAVRPDGENEEEAKIVAETQKILGRPDLGVNVTCVRVPVLRAHTESVTVEFAEPGPTEDQVRECLQNAPGVRIVDDRERNHFPMPVEASGIDEVLVGRIRRDPSHPSAMRFLVSGDQLLKGAALNAVQIAERLLAEGRLRSGALSGQGS